The genome window CGGTTAAAGACCCAGGCTAGCATGTTGGATTACCGCTTCATATTGCTGCTAATGCTAGCCATTGCTATTGGTTGGTTTTTAGGGCGATGGAGCAAGCAAAAACAACGATATAGGCCAGCGTCACAAGAGACCGGCCTAAATCGTGATTATTTTCAAGGCCTTAACTTCCTTCTCAGTGACCAACCTAACGAAGCAATCGAAAGCTTTATCCGCACATTAGAAATTAATAGCGATACTCTTCCCGCTCATTTAGCACTAGCACGGCTATTTCGTAAAAAAGGCGATGTAGAGCGTGCCATTAAAATGCATCAAAACTTATTGGCTCGTCCTGACCTGAGTCGAGAAGATCAATTACGCGTGCAAATGGCGTTAGCACTTGATTATGATTCAATAGGTTTACTAGACCGCAGTGAGCACTTGCTGGTTGATGTGTTAAAAGAGCCACTTCCTGATGCCACCCGTATACGCGCGTTAACTAAGCTCATTAAGTTGTATGAAAAAGAGCAAGAGTGGGATTCTGCCTTGCAAGCCACGCAACGTTTGGGCAAAGACCAAAATGCACTTATCAAGAAAAGCGCAGCGCATTATGCTTGTGAGTTAGCAGAGCAATCTTATCAGCAACACAACACAAAACAGGCGATGGCTCATTTAAAAACGGCGCTTAGCTATGATGCTAACTGCGTACGTGCTAGTTTGATGATGGCCGAGATCTTTAGCAGCCAGCAACAGTGGAAAATGGCAATTAGCAGGCTTCGTCAAATTGAAACACAAGACCGTTATTTTGTGTCAGAAGCACTACCTTATTTAAAAAGCTGCTATCAATCGTTGAATAAACTGTCAGATTATGAACAATACCTGCGGGACTGCTTAAGTCACACGCCGTCGGCAAGCATCATCTTGGCACTAACAGAGCTGGTGTTCATGCAGCAGGGCGCAATAGCGGCTGGTTTATTCTTAACCCAAGAGCTAAAGCATCGCCCATCGATCAAGGGGTTTAATCGCCTTATTGATCTGCATCTTGAGTATGGCAGCGCGAGCGCTAAAGAAAGCTTACAAACGTTAAAAAGCTTAACCAGTGCGCTTGAGGAATCTAAACCTCAATATCAATGCTACCAATGTGGTTATGCGGCTAAGCAGCTAACTTGGCATTGCCCGTCGTGTAAAAACTGGAGCAGTATTCGTCCCATTCAAGGGCTTGAAGGCGAATAGCCGTTCGTATTCTACAAAGCCCAAACGCATTTTATACAAACAAGTACAGAGAGGCTCAACGTGATTACCGATTCTAAACGCATTATCGTCGCACTGGATTACCCAACCGTCGAGCAAGCTCTGTTTATGGCTGACCAACTAGACCCAGCGCGTTGCCGCTTAAAGGTAGGCAAAGAGTTATTCACCCGCGGTGGCCCTGCTATTGTTGAAGCGCTGCAAAACAAAGGTTTTGAGATTTTCCTAGACCTAAAATTCCATGATATCCCGAATACGACTGCCAAAGCCGTTCGTGCAGCTGGTGAGCTGGGAGTATGGATGGTGAATGTCCATGCCTCAGGCGGGCGACGCATGATGGAAGCAGCCCGAGAAGAGCTAGCGCAAGTTGCTAATAATACGACTCAGCTTATTGCGGTTACAGTACTCACCAGTATGGAGCAGTCCGACCTTAAAGAAGTTGGTTTAGATATCGAGCCGTTAACGCATGTTAAGCGCTTGGCTGCGCTCACAGAATCATGCGGTTTAGACGGGGTTGTATGCTCAGCGCAAGAAGTAGAGCCATTGCGTAGCATTATTTCAGACAACTTTAGCTTGGTAACGCCAGGTATTCGCCCAGCATTCGCTGCTGCCGGTGATCAACGCCGGATTATGACACCGGCTGATGCGCTTAAAAGTGGCAGTACATATTTGGTGATTGGCCGTCCTATTACACAACACGAGCACCCAATTACCGCGCTACAATTGATTGAAGATGAGATAGCCGATTTAGTGTAACTCGCTTAACGCGACCTAAAAGCGCCTTTTGAAGGCGCTTTTTTGTGTCTGGATTATTGATAGCTAGCGGCGGGCTACAAGTTATAAAATGAAATACAAGGTAGCCGGAATAAACAGCAAGCTGCTGATATTGCCGAGTAAAACAATAGAAGCTACTTGATGCGGCTCTTGCTGGTAACGCTCCGCAAGCATGTAGTTGAGTACAGCCGGTGGCAGGGCTGCAAATAACAGCAAGTAAGCAAATTGTATTGGTTCAAGGTGTAAAACGCTTTGCAGTGGAACCGCAATGAGCAGGCCACTCAGCGGGCATAAAATAGCGCCCCATACGCCAAGTTTCCAGTGTGTTAAATCCACACTCGTCATACGTACCCCTAAAGCAAACAGCATAAGCGGGATCGATATTTTTCCCAGCATATCAATAAAGGTCGCAATTGGCGTGGGTAACGGAAGATGAAAGCCGCTCCAACTGAGGCCCAAAATAGAAGCCAAAATAATCGGCATACGCAACACTTGGAAGGGGTTGGTCTTCTTATCCAAAATGTACAGCCCCACCGTAAAATGCAGAGTGTTTTCCACCAAAAACAACACCACTGCAGCTGCTAGCGCTTCTTCTCCGAAGGCCAGCACCGCTAACGGTAAGCCTAAGTTGCCGCTATTGTTAAACATGATAGGCGGGAGAAAGGTTTTCGGGTTGACCTTTAGTAGCTTGCAAACGGGCCAAATAATAAGCCCTGAGCCAATGACAACGATAATCCCGCCAATTGCTAGCTCTTGAAAGCGCATTAGGTCGAATGATTTAGCAGACAATACAGAAAACAATAAGGCCGGAACAAACACATCAATGTTGAGCGCATTGGCTGCGGACATATCTGTATGTTTTTTACGAGCGTATAAAAAGCCAACAGTGACAATCGCGACTAAGGGGAAAACGGTGGCGAAAATACGTTCCAATAACGCCAGTGTTGAATGGTCCATTGCTTCCCTTAATGAATGCTGTTGTAGAGGACGTGTA of Neptunomonas phycophila contains these proteins:
- the lapB gene encoding lipopolysaccharide assembly protein LapB is translated as MLDYRFILLLMLAIAIGWFLGRWSKQKQRYRPASQETGLNRDYFQGLNFLLSDQPNEAIESFIRTLEINSDTLPAHLALARLFRKKGDVERAIKMHQNLLARPDLSREDQLRVQMALALDYDSIGLLDRSEHLLVDVLKEPLPDATRIRALTKLIKLYEKEQEWDSALQATQRLGKDQNALIKKSAAHYACELAEQSYQQHNTKQAMAHLKTALSYDANCVRASLMMAEIFSSQQQWKMAISRLRQIETQDRYFVSEALPYLKSCYQSLNKLSDYEQYLRDCLSHTPSASIILALTELVFMQQGAIAAGLFLTQELKHRPSIKGFNRLIDLHLEYGSASAKESLQTLKSLTSALEESKPQYQCYQCGYAAKQLTWHCPSCKNWSSIRPIQGLEGE
- the pyrF gene encoding orotidine-5'-phosphate decarboxylase yields the protein MITDSKRIIVALDYPTVEQALFMADQLDPARCRLKVGKELFTRGGPAIVEALQNKGFEIFLDLKFHDIPNTTAKAVRAAGELGVWMVNVHASGGRRMMEAAREELAQVANNTTQLIAVTVLTSMEQSDLKEVGLDIEPLTHVKRLAALTESCGLDGVVCSAQEVEPLRSIISDNFSLVTPGIRPAFAAAGDQRRIMTPADALKSGSTYLVIGRPITQHEHPITALQLIEDEIADLV
- a CDS encoding AEC family transporter, coding for MDHSTLALLERIFATVFPLVAIVTVGFLYARKKHTDMSAANALNIDVFVPALLFSVLSAKSFDLMRFQELAIGGIIVVIGSGLIIWPVCKLLKVNPKTFLPPIMFNNSGNLGLPLAVLAFGEEALAAAVVLFLVENTLHFTVGLYILDKKTNPFQVLRMPIILASILGLSWSGFHLPLPTPIATFIDMLGKISIPLMLFALGVRMTSVDLTHWKLGVWGAILCPLSGLLIAVPLQSVLHLEPIQFAYLLLFAALPPAVLNYMLAERYQQEPHQVASIVLLGNISSLLFIPATLYFIL